A region of Argentina anserina chromosome 5, drPotAnse1.1, whole genome shotgun sequence DNA encodes the following proteins:
- the LOC126794343 gene encoding uncharacterized protein LOC126794343 isoform X2: MDKASSECPYPGCFFCVMKEGNPSKRRASILNFFRDLPTQDDDGQVLPISGLWNTAMAHPNDPEFIQLGIFDCMASLICKGLKNRRWLSHDQNIYIPYYAAHIIGSYTMNMEEFAETAVHAGVIPPLVELLRGRLTWVEQRVAVRALGHLATYATTFPAVASHGEILELSIQLAISSLEIVYSHFYQYVDRRLSYHCDLLTRGMGGVEMESRKAEEWASQLQCWSLQLINCFAFKPEFLPTICKSEFLTKLPGMWGGLVNENSPAGIGLLRTICHHKLGRGPVASCPGIIEALCNIARSSDDWQYMAIDCLLWLLQDPSTCHKIIDKAVPALVDLAEITTLCDNKKFGDSIVNVLQECIQSQGTGRNSFSSRTKEMIEELLNSRQRLKWEKNMPKEDLHIKQAAALVVKLEGNSLFSSGNISGAASKYSEALALCPMRSKKERVVLYSNRAQCYLLLQQPLAAISDATRALCLHSPLNRHAKSLWRRAQAYDMLGFAKESLLDAILFINECSQSNDPDLSLRQNKVPDYAERLVKKQMRAAWLFREAAIKHGGVHCEGDAGDIYGRESDDSEWETASESDIGNDGRDAMGNDDDDDDDDSEWKNEDERKDKYDKSSVKACGR; this comes from the exons ATGGATAAAGCATCTTCGGAATGTCCCTACCCAGGATGCTTTTTTTGTGTGATGAAGGAAGGGAATCCAAGTAAACGAAGAGCGAGTATCCTGAACTTTTTTAGAGACCTTCCTACACAGGATGATGATGGTCAGGTTCTTCCTATTAGCGGCCTTTGGAATACGGCCATGGCACATCCAAATGATCCTGAGTTCATTCAGCTTGGTATCTTTGACTGTATGGCTTCACTCATATGCAAGGGTCTCAAGAATCGTCGGTGGCTTTCTCATGACCAAAATATATACATTCCTTACTATGCGGCTCACATCATTGGCTCATACACAATGAACATGGAAGAATTTGCAGAAACCGCTGTTCATGCTGGTGTAATTCCGCCCTTAGTTGAACTTTTGAGAGGAAGGTTGACCTGGGTTGAACAGAGAGTCGCTGTCCGAGCTTTAGGCCACCTGGCTACCTATGCCACCACTTTTCCTGCCGTAGCAAGTCATGGTGAAATTCTTGAGCTCTCTATTCAACTGGCAATCAGCTCACTTGAGATTGTTTATTCACATTTCTACCAGTATGTAGACAGAAGGTTAAGCTATCACTGTGATCTCCTCACTCGTGGCATGGGAGGTGTTGAAATGGAGTCCAGAAAGGCTGAAGAATGGGCAAGTCAGTTGCAATGCTGGTCTCTCCAGCTTATCAACTGTTTTGCCTTCAAACCTGAGTTTCTTCCAACCATATGCAAGTCTGAATTCTTAACAAAACTACCTGGCATGTGGGGTGGCCTTGTCAATGAAAACTCTCCGGCTGGTATTGGTTTACTAAGAACAATTTGTCATCATAAGCTAGGTAGAGGACCTGTAGCTAGCTGTCCTGGTATTATTGAAGCATTGTGTAATATTGCTCGCTCATCAGATGATTGGCAGTATATGGCTATTGATTGTCTTCTCTGGTTACTTCAAGACCCTAGTACATGTCATAAG ATTATTGATAAGGCTGTACCTGCACTTGTTGACCTTGCGGAGATTACAACTCTGTGTGATAACAAGAAATTCGGCGATTCCATTGTCAATGTTCTTCAGGAATGTATTCAGTCACAAGGGACTGGACGTAACTCTTTTAGTAGCAGAACGAAAGAAATGATTGAGGAACTGTTGAATTCCAGACAGAGATTGAAATGGGAAAAGAATATGCCAAAAGAGGATCTCCATATTAAACAGGCAGCAGCACTTGTGGTCAAGCTTGAAGGAAATTCCCTGTTCTCATCAGGAAATATATCTGGAGCTGCATCAAAATACTCGGAAGCATTGGCGTTGTGTCCGATGAGATCCAAAAAGGAAAGAGTTGTTCTTTACAGTAATCGGGCTCAGTGTTATCTTCTGTTGCAACAGCCCTTGGCTGCCATTAGTGATGCTACACGTGCACTTTGTCTTCACAGCCCACTAAATCGTCATGCCAAAAGTCTCTGGAGAAGAGCTCAGGCTTACGACATGCTTGGATTTGCAAAAGAGAGTTTGTTAGATGCCATTCTGTTCATAAATGAGTGCTCTCAGTCAAATGATCCTGATCTTTCATTGCGGCAAAATAAGGTACCTGATTATGCTGAACGATTGGTTAAAAAGCAGATGCGTGCAGCTTGGTTATTCAGAGAGGCAGCTATCAAACATGGGGGTGTGCATTGTGAGGGTGATGCTGGTGACATATATGGCCGAGAGAGTGATGATTCTGAATGGGAGACAGCAAGTGAGAGTGATATAGGAAATGATGGAAGGGATGCAATGGGCAATGATGAcgatgacgatgatgatgatagcGAGTGGAAGAATGAGGATGAGAGGAAAGACAAATATGATAAATCTTCAGTTAAAG CTTGCGGAAGATGA
- the LOC126794343 gene encoding uncharacterized protein LOC126794343 isoform X1 — translation MDKASSECPYPGCFFCVMKEGNPSKRRASILNFFRDLPTQDDDGQVLPISGLWNTAMAHPNDPEFIQLGIFDCMASLICKGLKNRRWLSHDQNIYIPYYAAHIIGSYTMNMEEFAETAVHAGVIPPLVELLRGRLTWVEQRVAVRALGHLATYATTFPAVASHGEILELSIQLAISSLEIVYSHFYQYVDRRLSYHCDLLTRGMGGVEMESRKAEEWASQLQCWSLQLINCFAFKPEFLPTICKSEFLTKLPGMWGGLVNENSPAGIGLLRTICHHKLGRGPVASCPGIIEALCNIARSSDDWQYMAIDCLLWLLQDPSTCHKIIDKAVPALVDLAEITTLCDNKKFGDSIVNVLQECIQSQGTGRNSFSSRTKEMIEELLNSRQRLKWEKNMPKEDLHIKQAAALVVKLEGNSLFSSGNISGAASKYSEALALCPMRSKKERVVLYSNRAQCYLLLQQPLAAISDATRALCLHSPLNRHAKSLWRRAQAYDMLGFAKESLLDAILFINECSQSNDPDLSLRQNKVPDYAERLVKKQMRAAWLFREAAIKHGGVHCEGDAGDIYGRESDDSEWETASESDIGNDGRDAMGNDDDDDDDDSEWKNEDERKDKYDKSSVKDLKHGYNVQLAEDEP, via the exons ATGGATAAAGCATCTTCGGAATGTCCCTACCCAGGATGCTTTTTTTGTGTGATGAAGGAAGGGAATCCAAGTAAACGAAGAGCGAGTATCCTGAACTTTTTTAGAGACCTTCCTACACAGGATGATGATGGTCAGGTTCTTCCTATTAGCGGCCTTTGGAATACGGCCATGGCACATCCAAATGATCCTGAGTTCATTCAGCTTGGTATCTTTGACTGTATGGCTTCACTCATATGCAAGGGTCTCAAGAATCGTCGGTGGCTTTCTCATGACCAAAATATATACATTCCTTACTATGCGGCTCACATCATTGGCTCATACACAATGAACATGGAAGAATTTGCAGAAACCGCTGTTCATGCTGGTGTAATTCCGCCCTTAGTTGAACTTTTGAGAGGAAGGTTGACCTGGGTTGAACAGAGAGTCGCTGTCCGAGCTTTAGGCCACCTGGCTACCTATGCCACCACTTTTCCTGCCGTAGCAAGTCATGGTGAAATTCTTGAGCTCTCTATTCAACTGGCAATCAGCTCACTTGAGATTGTTTATTCACATTTCTACCAGTATGTAGACAGAAGGTTAAGCTATCACTGTGATCTCCTCACTCGTGGCATGGGAGGTGTTGAAATGGAGTCCAGAAAGGCTGAAGAATGGGCAAGTCAGTTGCAATGCTGGTCTCTCCAGCTTATCAACTGTTTTGCCTTCAAACCTGAGTTTCTTCCAACCATATGCAAGTCTGAATTCTTAACAAAACTACCTGGCATGTGGGGTGGCCTTGTCAATGAAAACTCTCCGGCTGGTATTGGTTTACTAAGAACAATTTGTCATCATAAGCTAGGTAGAGGACCTGTAGCTAGCTGTCCTGGTATTATTGAAGCATTGTGTAATATTGCTCGCTCATCAGATGATTGGCAGTATATGGCTATTGATTGTCTTCTCTGGTTACTTCAAGACCCTAGTACATGTCATAAG ATTATTGATAAGGCTGTACCTGCACTTGTTGACCTTGCGGAGATTACAACTCTGTGTGATAACAAGAAATTCGGCGATTCCATTGTCAATGTTCTTCAGGAATGTATTCAGTCACAAGGGACTGGACGTAACTCTTTTAGTAGCAGAACGAAAGAAATGATTGAGGAACTGTTGAATTCCAGACAGAGATTGAAATGGGAAAAGAATATGCCAAAAGAGGATCTCCATATTAAACAGGCAGCAGCACTTGTGGTCAAGCTTGAAGGAAATTCCCTGTTCTCATCAGGAAATATATCTGGAGCTGCATCAAAATACTCGGAAGCATTGGCGTTGTGTCCGATGAGATCCAAAAAGGAAAGAGTTGTTCTTTACAGTAATCGGGCTCAGTGTTATCTTCTGTTGCAACAGCCCTTGGCTGCCATTAGTGATGCTACACGTGCACTTTGTCTTCACAGCCCACTAAATCGTCATGCCAAAAGTCTCTGGAGAAGAGCTCAGGCTTACGACATGCTTGGATTTGCAAAAGAGAGTTTGTTAGATGCCATTCTGTTCATAAATGAGTGCTCTCAGTCAAATGATCCTGATCTTTCATTGCGGCAAAATAAGGTACCTGATTATGCTGAACGATTGGTTAAAAAGCAGATGCGTGCAGCTTGGTTATTCAGAGAGGCAGCTATCAAACATGGGGGTGTGCATTGTGAGGGTGATGCTGGTGACATATATGGCCGAGAGAGTGATGATTCTGAATGGGAGACAGCAAGTGAGAGTGATATAGGAAATGATGGAAGGGATGCAATGGGCAATGATGAcgatgacgatgatgatgatagcGAGTGGAAGAATGAGGATGAGAGGAAAGACAAATATGATAAATCTTCAGTTAAAG ACCTAAAGCATGGATACAATGTGCAGCTTGCGGAAGATGAACCATGA